The Actinomycetota bacterium DNA segment GCCTCGTCCATCACCTGCGTCGCCGCGTAGAACTTCGCGTCGATCGACGGGACGCTCTTCACGATTTTCGCGGTTGCGAGGAGCGCGCCTTGCTCCCCGTGCATGAACTGCGAGAGCGACCACGCGGTCACGCCGACCCGGAACTCCTGCTTCTCCTTCTCGGTCATCCGGTCCCAGTACTCGGTGCCGAAGAAAGGGATGCGTTCGTCTGGGAACTTGTCGGGCGTGACCTCGACCTTGATCGACCAGTCGGGATGGGTCTGCGCG contains these protein-coding regions:
- a CDS encoding aminobenzoate oxygenase gives rise to the protein MAAENGWSLTPDDVRDITESIPSNFPTVYCWDYEVNRKDLRALYERAKVEQWNAQTHPDWSIKVEVTPDKFPDERIPFFGTEYWDRMTEKEKQEFRVGVTAWSLSQFMHGEQGALLATAKIVKSVPSIDAKFYAATQVMDEA